From the genome of Desulfobacterales bacterium:
AAAAATATAATCCTCGCCAAAAAGGTAAAAGAAAATAAGTTCTAAGCCCGGCTTCTTTGTGAGTTGAAAGAAGTTCAAAATTTTTTATTTTTTTAAAAACACCTTTTTCTGGTAGAGCCTTAAATAGAAGAACTATCGCTATGTTAAAAACTATCAATCCACTACAAATTATTAGAATTGTATCAATCACAGGTGAAGAATCAGGCGAAAAAGTGCAGCCAATAGCAGCCATAATTGAAAGGCATATATTTTCACTAAACATATAAAATGACATTAAGCTCGCAGATCTTGTTAAGCTAACGCCTTTTTTTTTTTTTAAATATAATGCCATACCTCCTATTCCAAGATTATAATTAATAATCATTAGAAGATAAGTGATGCCTCGAATCCTTAAAACATCACTATAGGGCAGGCTATGATTAAAATGTGAAAACAAAGCTGTAAGATTTTGGGATTCTAAATAAAACCATACTCCTACAAAAAAAAT
Proteins encoded in this window:
- a CDS encoding flippase-like domain-containing protein, translated to MQDPSEKQPLYKQIMTWVAAAAILLFLFWRIDINQFKSAIIHANLYVYIPLMIFFVGVWFYLESQNLTALFSHFNHSLPYSDVLRIRGITYLLMIINYNLGIGGMALYLKKKKGVSLTRSASLMSFYMFSENICLSIMAAIGCTFSPDSSPVIDTILIICSGLIVFNIAIVLLFKALPEKGVFKKIKNFELLSTHKEAGLRTYFLLPFWRGLYFFTFIIFFYFAAQSFEIYLPFMTMAALVPIIFFIGNIPITPFGLGTIQAAMLYFFKDYGTEANILAFSIIYSTTLMLFRAPIGLYYLKKEGKAILKFSNNS